In Methanofollis aquaemaris, the genomic window CGTCCCGAGTTCGACCGCCGGGATGGTCAGCGCCCTGAAGAGAGGGATCGACCGCAACGAGTGGGTGGTGGTCACCGGGTGGACGCCGCACTGGAAGTTCGCCCGCTGGGATTTGAAGTTCCTGGACGAGCCGCGTGACGTCTTCGGGAAGAACGAATATATCGCCACCTTTGCACGGCAGGGTCTGGCCGAAGATGATCCCGAAGCCTACGGGATCCTGGAACGTTTCCACTGGACCGCCGAGGACATGAACAGCGTGATGCTCGATATCGAAGAGGGCATGACGCCCGAAGACGCCGCACAGAAGTGGATCGACGCCCACCCCGAAGAGGTCAAGGCCTGGATCGGGATAGCGGCCTAAAATGTAAAGATATAATAATTACGACTCCCTTTTTTCTGGTGAAGGTCCGGGTCATCGCCTGCTGCACCCTGCATCTGGGCAACGACGGTGTCGGACGCGCTGTTGTGAGGACGGTTTTCCCTGCTCATACCTTTGAGCCGATGATCGTTGTGAGCAGTCTCGGCGGGTTTTGATGATCTCTCCTGACCGGAGGGCCCGGACCCTGTGCCCGGAGACACCACGAAAAACTCTGGAAAGGTGTAATGTATGATTCAATCTGGAAAATTATCATGTATCCTTGTCACTCTTCTGGCCGTTGCATGTCTTTTCGCTGCCGGGTGCACCGGCACCGGCGACGGACCTCCTCCTGCCGGGACGCAGACTTCCGAACAGAAATCGATCTCCATCGGCTACGTCCTCTGGGACTCCGAGATCGCGAGCACCAATGTGATCAAACAGGTCTTCGAGAGGGCGGGCTACGATGTCACGCTCATTGCGGTCGATGCCGCCCCTCTCTACCAGGGACTTTCGAAAGGCGAATTTGACTTCACTGTCTCTTCATGGCTGCCAAGAACCCATGGGGCCTATATGGAGAAGTTCGGAGATCAGATCGACGAAGTCGGCAGAAACATGAACGGCACCAGGATCGGCCTGGTCGTCCCGACCTATGTGACCATCGACTCCATTGAGGAGATGAACAGTGTCAAAGATCGGTTCGACGGCAAGATCACCGGTGTCGAACCTGGTGCCGGGATCATGTCCGCGACTGAGGAGGCGATCAAGGAGTACGACCTTGACTATGAACTTGTCTACAGTTCGAGTGCCGGCATGGCTTCGGCCCTCAGAAAAGCGGTTCAGGGCGAGGAGTGGATCGTGGTCACCGGATGGACCCCACACTGGAAGTTTGCCCGCTGGGATCTGAAGTACCTCGAAGACCCGAAGGGCATCTATGGCGGCGAAGAGCACGTCGCCACCCTCGCACGCACAGGCCTGGCCGAGGATGATCCCGAAGCATATGCGATCCTTCAGCGTTTCTTCTGGACCCCTGACGACATGCAATCGGTGATGCTCGATATCGACGACGGGATGTCGGAGACCGAGGCGGCGCAGAAGTGGCTCGACGCCCACCCCGACCAGGTCGATGCCTGGCTTGGGAAGGCATAATAATACCGAACACCCCTTTTTTCTGATGAAGGTCCGGGTCATCGCCTGCGGCAACCCCTATATGGGCAACGACGGTGTCGGTCATGCTGTGATGGAAACTCTCTCTGTAGAACACCCTGAACTCGATGTCGTCGACGGAGGGCTCGGCGGGTTCGGGCTCATACCCCTGATGGAGGAGTGCGATCGCGTCGTCATCGTCGACGCCACGACCGGGATGGGAACACCCGGCGAGGTGCAGGTCTTCCATGAGGTGCCTCCCTCTTCCGCCTTCCCGATGTCCCTCCACGACCTCGGGATCGCCGAGACGCTTGCCCTCGCCCGCGAGGTCGGGGTGACCGCCGAGGTGGTCATCGTCGGGATCGAGGGAGGAGAGATCGAGGCGTTCTCGAAAGTTCTGACCCCTGAGGTGACGGCGGCCGTTCCTGAGGCGTGCCGGCGGGTGCTCGAAGAGGTGGGGAGGGAGTAAAGGAGTTATTCCAGCTCTTTAGAGTGCCTATTCTTGTGCAAGGAGGTGGGAAGGCAGATCGATCAAAATGGTCGCCCCGACAGAAGGAAATTCTCAGTTGCTCTCTCGCGCCGGGGGGCGGTGAGGTGCTCTGTTCTCGCCTGCTGCCATGGTGAGAGGAGAGTGATCGAGGCTTTCTACGGAACCCTGCAATCTTTGATCGGAGGATCGTCACGACAGAACTATGAAAAATTCTCCAGAGCAAAAAAAAAAAGTTCTAAGATCAGGACAAATCCCGGACGTCTACTTCTTGACCGAGCCCGGTGCGCCGGTGACGATCGGGAGTGCCTCGGCGATATCGGGCAGGAGTTCGACCGGGATGCCCATGACCATCTCGCCGTCCTCGATCCCGGAGAACTTTCTGGAACCGTCACACCCGAGCGAGAAGTTCACCTTCCCGTTGAGGTAGGTCTGGGTGGCGGTGTCGGCGCAGACCGACTGGATCCCGGAGAAGTTCGACTCGATCCTTCCGCCGAGTTTGTACAGCACGGCCTGGGCAAGTTTGAGCATCATCCTGGCCTCGGCAACGATGAGGACGACCGTCGGAGTGAAGGGCGTTTTCTCGAGCGGGGCATACATCGTGGCATAGGTCGTCCCCGACTCAAGGTGCGGGATGCGGTCGATGGTCCGCTTGCACGCCGCCCAGGTGTCGAACTTGCCGAGTTTGAAGTAGAACTCGCCTGACTTCAGGCTCGGGGTGATCTCCTTGAGCCCGAGAGCCCAGGCACCGCCCGAGCACGAGTGCTTGTCCGCGGTTGCATAGAAGATCTTCCCCTCCTTCCTGGCCAGACTGACCATCTGGCAGTGGCGGGTGTTCTCGGCGAGCGCTTCGACGCCCTCCGGGATTTCTTCTTCCGTCCGGGCGAACTTTACGGCGACCGGCGAACCTGAGAGACCAAGGTTCTTTTTCAGGCTCTCAGAGACTTCTGCATAATCAATCGTGGTTCTTATGTCTTCCATCGAGGTTACCTCCACTCTCTACTCTGATCCAGGAGATAAAAAATGTGGGTATGGAGGAAAAATATGGGTTTAGAGAGAATGGAGTTTCTCGCGCACCTTCAGGAAGAAATTTTTCCCGGCGTCGATGAAGACTGCCGGGTTCTCGGCTCGCCGGATCGTGAGTTCAACGTTGGTGCCGACCGGGACACTGCCCCGGCCGTCGAGCACGAGTTGAGCTGCTTTCGCACTCTCCAGCCTGATCTTCAGGT contains:
- a CDS encoding glycine betaine ABC transporter substrate-binding protein; amino-acid sequence: MIQSGKLSCILVTLLAVACLFAAGCTGTGDGPPPAGTQTSEQKSISIGYVLWDSEIASTNVIKQVFERAGYDVTLIAVDAAPLYQGLSKGEFDFTVSSWLPRTHGAYMEKFGDQIDEVGRNMNGTRIGLVVPTYVTIDSIEEMNSVKDRFDGKITGVEPGAGIMSATEEAIKEYDLDYELVYSSSAGMASALRKAVQGEEWIVVTGWTPHWKFARWDLKYLEDPKGIYGGEEHVATLARTGLAEDDPEAYAILQRFFWTPDDMQSVMLDIDDGMSETEAAQKWLDAHPDQVDAWLGKA
- a CDS encoding hydrogenase maturation protease; its protein translation is MKVRVIACGNPYMGNDGVGHAVMETLSVEHPELDVVDGGLGGFGLIPLMEECDRVVIVDATTGMGTPGEVQVFHEVPPSSAFPMSLHDLGIAETLALAREVGVTAEVVIVGIEGGEIEAFSKVLTPEVTAAVPEACRRVLEEVGRE
- a CDS encoding DUF169 domain-containing protein: MEDIRTTIDYAEVSESLKKNLGLSGSPVAVKFARTEEEIPEGVEALAENTRHCQMVSLARKEGKIFYATADKHSCSGGAWALGLKEITPSLKSGEFYFKLGKFDTWAACKRTIDRIPHLESGTTYATMYAPLEKTPFTPTVVLIVAEARMMLKLAQAVLYKLGGRIESNFSGIQSVCADTATQTYLNGKVNFSLGCDGSRKFSGIEDGEMVMGIPVELLPDIAEALPIVTGAPGSVKK